A stretch of Arachis hypogaea cultivar Tifrunner chromosome 15, arahy.Tifrunner.gnm2.J5K5, whole genome shotgun sequence DNA encodes these proteins:
- the LOC112751886 gene encoding acidic endochitinase-like: protein MHLVLIETYIWTLIQLNTQQIKAPCMASKPPPLSLLFIALSMLSSTTTSSSSGPGIAIYWGQNGKEGTLQQACATNNYKIVILAFLTVFGSGRTPKWNFAGHCGDWSPCTKLAPQIHYCQSQNIKVFLSLGGGIGHYSLSSPQDAREVALYLFESFLSGQHGPLGSVALDGIDFDIEEGSNLFYDDLVKAINAFSTKEKRIYLSAAPQCPYPDHYLDKAIKTGLFDYIWVQFYNNPPCQYSNGNPKKLFEYWDTWTSSVLPNNTVLLGLPAAPRAAGSGFVAAEVVADEILPYIRKGSNYGGVMLWSRYYDVQTNFSEKIKGSLMMRSALKLVKAIGDGIYEGLFSILNRRYVPKSASLRADV, encoded by the coding sequence atgcaTTTAGTTCTAATTGAAACATATATTTGGACCTTAATCCAACTCAACACACAACAAATTAAAGCTCCATGCATGGCTTCAAAACCACCACCACTGTCCCTCCTCTTCATTGCTCTCTCCAtgctctcttccaccaccaccagcaGCAGCTCCGGCCCCGGTATCGCCATCTACTGGGGCCAAAACGGCAAAGAAGGCACCTTACAACAAGCATGCGCCACAAACAACTACAAAATCGTAATCCTCGCATTTCTTACCGTCTTTGGCAGTGGCCGAACTCCGAAATGGAACTTCGCCGGCCACTGCGGCGATTGGAGCCCCTGCACCAAACTAGCCCCACAAATCCACTACTGCCAGAGCCAAAACATCAAGGTGTTCCTCTCCCTCGGCGGCGGCATCGGACACTACTCTCTCTCCTCGCCGCAAGACGCGAGGGAAGTTGCGCTCTATCTTTTTGAAAGCTTCCTCAGTGGCCAACACGGACCACTGGGAAGCGTGGCATTAGATGGCATTGACTTTGACATCGAAGAAGGGTCAAATCTTTTCTACGATGACTTAGTCAAAGCCATCAATGCATTCTCCACAAAGGAGAAAAGAATTTACCTATCTGCGGCGCCGCAATGTCCGTACCCAGATCACTACCTCGATAAAGCAATCAAAACTGGATTATTTGATTATATTTGGGTTCAATTCTATAACAACCCTCCATGCCAATACTCAAATGGAAACCCTAAGAAACTTTTCGAGTATTGGGACACGTGGACATCGTCGGTTTTGCCGAATAACACTGTCCTTTTGGGGCTTCCGGCGGCGCCTCGTGCCGCCGGAAGTGGGTTCGTAGCTGCTGAGGTTGTGGCGGATGAGATTCTTCCGTACATAAGAAAAGGTTCAAACTATGGAGGGGTTATGCTTTGGAGCAGATACTATGATGTTCAAACCAACTTCAGTGAGAAGATTAAGGGTAGCTTGATGATGAGATCTGCGTTGAAGTTAGTGAAAGCAATTGGAGATGGAATATATGAAGGCCTGTTTTCCATTTTGAACCGTCGTTATGTGCCTAAATCTGCTTCACTTAGGGCTGATGTTTGA